Genomic segment of Paenalkalicoccus suaedae:
GGGGTGAACAGCATTGACAGAGACATGGGATCGCTTCGCAAGCTCTACTGTAAATAGTAAATTGGCAAGCTTAGACTGCCCATATGCCTTAAATAATCGATAGCGTCGCTTTGTGAAATGGGGGTCTTCGTAATCAATAGATCCCCATTTTGACGCATCGGAGCTGATCACAACAATGCGACCATCCTCTGATTTTTCGATTAAAGACAAAAGTTTGGTCGTGAGGTAGAAATGACCAAGGTGATTCACGCCAAGTTGCATCTCGAAGCCGTTTTTTGTCTCGGTGCGCTTTGTTGGCAAAATAGCGGCATTGTTGACGAGAATATCGATGTGATCAAATGAATCCATCACAAGCTCACAAAAACGATCAATGCTAGATAAAGAAGAGAGATCGCAGGGAATAAACGTAGCTTGGTCAGAGCCAGTGAGAAGTTGCGCCCTCTCTACTGCCTCATGCCCATTCTTTTCGCTACGACAAGCAAAAATCACATGGATGCCTTGCTTAAGTAGCCCGACAGATGTTGCAAATCCGAGCCCACTATTGGCTCCCGTTACGATAGCTATTTTCATTCCGTTGCTCCTACTGGCACGTAGCCACTTCGTTCGACGAGTGTCTGTCCTTCTGGCGATAGAATCCATTCAATGAGAGCATCTACTTCTGGCGTTTCTTCGCCAGCGAGCGTCACCGCGTAAAATTCACTTGCAATTGGATAACTGTCATCACGAATTGTGTCAACGTTTGGATCTATGCCATTTACTTGTAAATGCTTAATATCATAGTCATCTACCATTTCAGTAGAAAAGTAGCGGAAGGAAAACCCAATGGACGACTGCGAGTTACGATAATCAGCTGTCTCTTGAATGATCCCGCCCATCCCTGCAGGACGGTCCTCTGTTGGTGCATCCATAATAGGAATGTCACCCATAAGGTTTTGCAAAGCAGTTTGGCTACCACTTTCTTCCGGTCGTTGGAAGGCGCGGATTTGGTTGTTTGCTCCGCCAACCTCGGACCAGTTAGTGATAGTACCAGCGTAGATTTGCTGGATCTGGTCTATTGTTAGAGACTCGACAGGGTTTTGCTCGTGAGTAAAAAAGACAAATGCTTCTTTCCCAATCGGTGTGAAGCGCATCTCGACACCAGCCTGTTCAGCCATAGTTTCTTGCGTGGCAGAAGGACCTGCGACAAAGATAATGTCCGCATTTTTAGCGATCAATCGCTCGTAAGCTGCATCTGTTTGTGTGGAAACAACGGGACTGTTTCCTGGAGAGTTGACGTCGTAGTCATCCTCTGGATAAGTTGCTTGGACAAATGCGGAATAAATAGGGTACAAAGCTGTTGCTCCATCTAAGCGAGGAAGATTCTCCGTGAGTGACAAAGTCGCAGGCCCATCTAGCTCTGCTACCATATCTGACGAGAATGGTTCATACTCTTTTAAATCAACTCCACGCCCATCGGCGATGGTAATGCTTTCTTGATAAGAATCAAATGCTACGTAAGAAATAAGGGCAAGTGCGATTGAACCAAAGAATCCAACAGATACAATTCGGAGCTTTTTAGAAGATAAGAGATCCAAAACAGCAATAGTGTAAAGAATAAGCGTTCCCAAGCAAAAAATAATGATTAGTGGGATACCAAACGTGCCGTGTCCATTTGTGGCTACAAGCATTGCACCGCCTGTCCCAAAGATAAAAAAGAAAATAGCAATGATCGGAATAAGAATAATTGATAAAGCTTTCATCATAACAGGTATACCTCGTTTCACTAGCATAATTAACTAGTTTAGATTACCATATTATTAACATGGTAAAAGCATTTTTTCCATTTTACATAATTCGTTGTGTAAAATGGCATTATTTTTAAAGATGATGCAAAGGGGAATGGTACGATGCATGGACCTACATTTATCATTTTATTAAGTGTCATGGCGGTATTAATTATTGGTGTGTCACTCTTACTTAGACGTGCAAGGTTAAATAATTAACTGGGAGGTAAGCCTATGAATCTCTCTTATGAGCTAGATACGATTGATGGGGGCAAAACGAGTTTACAGGAAGTATTAAACCAACCAACAGCGCTTGTTTTTGTACGCCACCTTGGCTGACCGATTTGCCGAGAACACCTCGCGCAGTTGCGTGAGAATTATCATGATTTTAAAGACGCAGGCATAGAAATAAAGGTGATTGTACCATCCAAAGGATCGTACATCGCACAGTTTGAAGAGGCTTTTGGCGCCTATCCGTTTGCGATTTATAGCGACCCTTCTAGAAAGCTGTATAAGGAAGCTGGTCACAAAACGATGCCGAAAGCAAAGCTTCTGGCGATGGCAACGTTAGGAGCCGTTACTGGCAAGGTGAAAAATTTCTTGCCGAAAGAAAAGGCACAAAAGGATTTTGCGATGAAATCGATGAAGACCCAGGATGTCTACATTCAAGGCGGAACGTGGTTGATTGAT
This window contains:
- a CDS encoding SDR family oxidoreductase, coding for MKIAIVTGANSGLGFATSVGLLKQGIHVIFACRSEKNGHEAVERAQLLTGSDQATFIPCDLSSLSSIDRFCELVMDSFDHIDILVNNAAILPTKRTETKNGFEMQLGVNHLGHFYLTTKLLSLIEKSEDGRIVVISSDASKWGSIDYEDPHFTKRRYRLFKAYGQSKLANLLFTVELAKRSHVSVNAVHPGAVATQLGVNRQTGFGKTIHRVLRPFFQTPTAAAETVLYLATDDDAIGLSGGYYYKKQERPFKPPVDPSEFWNWSEEQLRTAKHI
- a CDS encoding PstS family phosphate ABC transporter substrate-binding protein, giving the protein MMKALSIILIPIIAIFFFIFGTGGAMLVATNGHGTFGIPLIIIFCLGTLILYTIAVLDLLSSKKLRIVSVGFFGSIALALISYVAFDSYQESITIADGRGVDLKEYEPFSSDMVAELDGPATLSLTENLPRLDGATALYPIYSAFVQATYPEDDYDVNSPGNSPVVSTQTDAAYERLIAKNADIIFVAGPSATQETMAEQAGVEMRFTPIGKEAFVFFTHEQNPVESLTIDQIQQIYAGTITNWSEVGGANNQIRAFQRPEESGSQTALQNLMGDIPIMDAPTEDRPAGMGGIIQETADYRNSQSSIGFSFRYFSTEMVDDYDIKHLQVNGIDPNVDTIRDDSYPIASEFYAVTLAGEETPEVDALIEWILSPEGQTLVERSGYVPVGATE
- a CDS encoding AhpC/TSA family protein; amino-acid sequence: MCREHLAQLRENYHDFKDAGIEIKVIVPSKGSYIAQFEEAFGAYPFAIYSDPSRKLYKEAGHKTMPKAKLLAMATLGAVTGKVKNFLPKEKAQKDFAMKSMKTQDVYIQGGTWLIDESQQVVWNWIDKDPTNHVTIPKLKLKAKEHLGIVVE